A DNA window from Pseudomonas resinovorans NBRC 106553 contains the following coding sequences:
- the ctaD gene encoding cytochrome c oxidase subunit I: protein MSTPLDPPAQDNPARRLHRQLAEIWATGPGLQRLAAVNHSVIGRRMMITSFVFFAIAGVLGMLTRVQLATPNSTFMTPEMYNQVFTMHGSMMLFLFAIPMVESVAVYLTPKILGTRDFAFPRLTAYGYWCYLFGGSIVTFSLLLGVAPDSGWFMYTPLSSSVYTPGINADVWLLGITFVEISALSLAMEIVVSILKMRAPGMSLDRMPIFGWYILVTAMMMIVAFPPLILGSILLEVERAFGLPFFDPTRGGDALLWQHLFWLFGHPDVYIIFLPMAAVLSTIIPVFANRALVGYRAIVVAIIALAFLSFGIWVHHMFTVGIPHLALAFFSAGSAIVAVPTAIQFFAWLATLSHGKPRWDVPMLYVFGFFFVFTMGGLTGVMLAMVPFDWQAHDTYFVVAHMHYVVAGALAFPMLAGLYYWLPLLTGRAAVHRLAVPAFWLIFIGFNMTFFMMHLTGLMGMPRRIYTYGGHEGWNWLNLLSSVGGFVMTIGFALLVIDLIVQLRFGRRVRRNPWGATTLEWAMPLPPPAYAFASIPHMGKEDAPVDGLADSLARGEGYLGSTRNGWQEALGVHIVSGAPEQLIVLPQPTYLPLFTALATATAVLGFLFKTYLLSMVAALVVAGLFVIAAQRAGHSRDYGPLPVGRGVSVPPHTEVESAPPYLALICTLIADGTLFTSLLFGTFYLWIAAPNWEAATTPGPDLALTLGVIGALVMATLAARGSLRATVAGGKPWGWIGLAMVALVVAISAAVALIAGILPDPREHALGSTAAALLGYVVFHAGVGLLFLLSNALRIGAGFVSPQRVVDLRLSRLWLDYTAFTGAIALGLVLALPKLVAIMGSQA, encoded by the coding sequence ATGAGCACACCCCTCGACCCGCCCGCGCAGGACAACCCGGCGCGGCGACTGCACCGGCAACTCGCCGAGATCTGGGCCACCGGCCCGGGCCTGCAGCGCCTGGCCGCCGTCAACCACTCGGTGATCGGCCGGCGCATGATGATCACCTCGTTCGTGTTCTTCGCCATCGCCGGCGTGCTGGGCATGTTGACCCGCGTGCAGCTGGCCACGCCCAACTCCACGTTCATGACCCCGGAGATGTACAACCAGGTCTTCACCATGCACGGGTCGATGATGCTGTTCCTGTTCGCCATCCCGATGGTGGAGAGCGTGGCGGTCTACCTGACACCCAAGATCCTCGGAACCCGCGATTTCGCCTTCCCGCGCCTGACCGCCTACGGCTACTGGTGCTACCTGTTCGGCGGCAGCATCGTCACCTTCTCGCTGCTCCTCGGGGTGGCGCCGGACAGCGGCTGGTTCATGTACACGCCGCTGAGCTCGAGCGTTTACACACCGGGGATCAACGCCGACGTCTGGTTGCTGGGAATCACCTTCGTGGAGATCTCGGCGCTGTCGCTGGCCATGGAGATCGTCGTCTCGATCCTGAAGATGCGCGCGCCCGGCATGTCGCTGGACCGCATGCCGATCTTCGGCTGGTACATCCTGGTGACCGCGATGATGATGATCGTGGCCTTCCCGCCCCTGATCCTCGGCTCGATACTGCTGGAAGTGGAGCGCGCCTTCGGCCTGCCCTTCTTCGACCCCACCCGCGGCGGCGACGCGCTGCTGTGGCAACACCTGTTCTGGCTGTTCGGCCATCCGGACGTCTACATCATCTTCCTGCCGATGGCGGCCGTGCTGTCGACGATCATCCCGGTGTTCGCCAACCGGGCGCTGGTCGGCTACCGCGCCATAGTCGTCGCGATCATCGCGCTGGCCTTCCTGAGCTTCGGCATCTGGGTCCACCACATGTTCACCGTGGGCATCCCGCACCTGGCGCTGGCATTCTTCTCCGCCGGATCGGCAATCGTGGCCGTGCCGACGGCGATTCAGTTCTTCGCCTGGCTGGCAACGCTGTCCCACGGCAAGCCGCGCTGGGACGTGCCGATGCTCTATGTGTTCGGTTTCTTCTTCGTGTTCACCATGGGCGGCCTGACCGGCGTCATGCTCGCCATGGTGCCGTTCGACTGGCAGGCCCACGACACCTACTTCGTCGTGGCCCACATGCATTACGTGGTGGCCGGCGCACTCGCCTTCCCGATGCTCGCCGGACTCTACTACTGGCTGCCGCTGCTCACCGGGCGCGCCGCCGTGCACCGACTGGCCGTGCCCGCGTTCTGGTTGATCTTCATCGGTTTCAACATGACCTTCTTCATGATGCACCTGACCGGGCTGATGGGCATGCCACGGCGCATCTACACCTACGGGGGTCACGAAGGCTGGAACTGGCTCAACCTGCTGTCCTCGGTAGGCGGGTTCGTCATGACCATCGGCTTCGCGCTGCTGGTGATCGACCTGATCGTACAGCTGCGCTTCGGACGCCGCGTGCGCCGCAACCCCTGGGGCGCGACGACGCTGGAATGGGCCATGCCGCTACCGCCGCCGGCCTATGCCTTCGCTTCGATCCCCCATATGGGCAAGGAAGACGCTCCCGTCGACGGGCTCGCCGACTCGCTCGCCCGTGGCGAAGGCTACCTGGGCTCGACGCGCAACGGATGGCAGGAGGCGCTGGGGGTGCATATCGTCTCCGGCGCGCCCGAACAACTGATCGTGCTGCCACAGCCAACCTACCTGCCGCTGTTCACCGCGCTGGCCACGGCGACGGCGGTCCTGGGGTTCCTGTTCAAGACCTACCTGCTGTCGATGGTCGCAGCGCTGGTGGTGGCCGGCCTGTTCGTGATCGCCGCGCAACGCGCCGGTCACTCCCGTGACTATGGCCCGCTGCCGGTCGGCCGAGGCGTCAGCGTGCCGCCGCATACCGAAGTGGAGAGCGCACCACCCTACCTGGCACTCATCTGCACCCTGATCGCAGATGGCACGCTGTTCACCTCCCTGTTGTTCGGCACCTTCTATCTCTGGATCGCCGCGCCCAACTGGGAAGCGGCGACGACACCGGGGCCGGACCTCGCGCTGACCCTGGGCGTGATCGGCGCCCTTGTCATGGCCACGCTGGCTGCGCGCGGATCGCTGCGCGCGACGGTAGCCGGTGGCAAGCCCTGGGGCTGGATCGGCCTGGCCATGGTCGCGCTCGTGGTCGCCATCAGCGCCGCCGTGGCGTTGATCGCCGGTATCCTGCCGGATCCCCGTGAACATGCACTCGGTTCCACCGCCGCCGCATTGCTCGGTTATGTGGTGTTCCATGCCGGCGTCGGGCTGCTCTTCCTGCTCAGTAACGCGCTGCGCATCGGTGCCGGTTTCGTCTCGCCGCAGCGGGTGGTGGACTTGCGCCTGAGCCGTTTGTGGTTGGACTACACCGCGTTCACCGGCGCCATCGCCCTGGGCCTGGTGCTGGCCCTGCCGAAGCTGGTCGCCATCATGGGGAGCCAGGCATGA
- a CDS encoding MBL fold metallo-hydrolase, with product METRADAERQALEYPFDSVPETGEVLEVATGVYWLRMPLPLSLDHINLWAVDDGAGWALFDTGIHSEATLAAWRRLLGPGGALGGRPVTRVFVTHMHPDHVGLAGWLTREHGCELWMTFGEYMNCRVLAADSGREAPAEAIRFYTRAGWDAQAISQYRARFGGFGRHIAPLPQSFRRLEHGQRLRIGEHEWRVVVGAGHSPEHASFHCPALRLLISGDQVLPRISPNVSVFPTEPMADPMRHWLDSLAGLRREVPDDVLVLPSHNEPFRALHARLERLDEGHRRALERLLVALAEGPKRVVDLFGVLFRRPIDGELLPLATGECLANLNHLLHQGRVLVSEDEQGVAWYRAG from the coding sequence ATGGAAACAAGGGCTGATGCCGAACGCCAGGCGCTGGAGTACCCCTTCGACTCGGTTCCCGAGACAGGTGAGGTGCTCGAAGTCGCTACCGGCGTCTATTGGCTGCGCATGCCGTTGCCGCTCAGCCTCGACCATATCAACCTCTGGGCGGTCGATGACGGTGCAGGCTGGGCGCTGTTCGATACCGGTATTCATAGCGAGGCGACCCTGGCGGCCTGGCGCCGGTTGCTGGGGCCGGGAGGCGCGCTGGGCGGAAGGCCGGTGACTCGGGTGTTCGTCACCCACATGCACCCGGATCACGTGGGCCTGGCCGGCTGGTTGACCCGGGAGCACGGCTGCGAGCTGTGGATGACCTTCGGCGAATACATGAACTGCCGCGTGCTGGCGGCCGACAGTGGCCGCGAAGCCCCCGCCGAGGCCATCCGCTTCTATACCCGTGCGGGTTGGGACGCCCAGGCCATCAGCCAGTACCGCGCCCGCTTCGGCGGCTTTGGGCGCCATATCGCGCCCTTGCCGCAGAGTTTTCGGCGATTGGAGCACGGCCAGCGCCTGCGCATTGGCGAGCACGAGTGGCGGGTGGTGGTGGGGGCAGGGCATTCCCCGGAACACGCGAGCTTCCACTGCCCCGCGTTGCGCTTGCTGATCTCCGGCGACCAGGTGTTGCCGCGCATTTCCCCGAACGTGTCGGTGTTCCCCACCGAGCCCATGGCCGACCCGATGCGGCACTGGCTCGATTCGTTGGCGGGTCTGCGTCGGGAGGTGCCCGACGACGTGCTGGTACTGCCGTCGCACAACGAGCCGTTCCGCGCGCTGCATGCCCGGCTCGAACGCCTGGATGAAGGCCACCGTAGAGCCCTGGAGCGTCTGCTGGTGGCATTGGCGGAAGGGCCCAAGCGGGTGGTCGATCTCTTCGGTGTGCTCTTCCGCCGGCCCATCGACGGCGAGTTGCTGCCGTTGGCGACGGGAGAATGCCTCGCCAACCTGAACCACCTGTTGCACCAGGGGCGTGTGCTGGTCAGCGAGGACGAGCAGGGCGTGGCCTGGTACCGGGCGGGCTGA
- a CDS encoding 3-hydroxybutyryl-CoA dehydrogenase: MSLNRIGVIGAGTMGSGIAQVCASAGLRVTLIDVSESALARGMQAMDEGLQRLVRKGRISEARHQEALARVHTTTDYGCLAETDLVIEAATENLELKLRILRQIEEVVSAETLIATNTSSLSITQLAAVLRRPERFIGLHFFNPVPAMQLLELIRGLQTSSQTHARVETFANVIGKTPITVENAPGFVVNRILIPMINEAVFVLQEGLASAQDIDTGMQLGCNHPIGPLALADLIGLDTLLAIMQVLHEGFGDPKYRPARLLKDLVAAGHLGRKSGRGFHSY; this comes from the coding sequence ATGAGCCTCAACAGAATCGGCGTGATAGGTGCCGGCACCATGGGCAGTGGTATTGCCCAGGTCTGCGCCTCGGCCGGCTTGCGCGTCACCCTGATCGATGTCAGCGAATCGGCCCTGGCCCGTGGCATGCAGGCCATGGACGAGGGCCTGCAGCGCCTGGTCCGCAAAGGGCGGATCAGCGAGGCCAGGCACCAAGAGGCACTGGCCCGGGTCCACACCACCACCGACTACGGCTGCCTGGCCGAGACCGACCTGGTGATCGAAGCCGCCACCGAAAACCTCGAACTCAAGCTGCGCATCCTGCGCCAGATCGAAGAAGTGGTGTCGGCCGAAACGCTGATCGCCACCAACACCTCGTCCCTCTCCATCACCCAGCTGGCCGCCGTGCTACGGCGCCCCGAGCGGTTCATCGGCCTGCACTTCTTCAATCCCGTGCCGGCCATGCAACTGCTGGAGCTGATTCGCGGCCTGCAGACGTCCAGCCAGACCCACGCAAGGGTGGAGACCTTCGCGAACGTGATCGGCAAGACCCCCATCACGGTCGAGAACGCCCCCGGATTCGTGGTCAACCGCATCCTCATCCCGATGATCAACGAAGCCGTCTTCGTGCTCCAGGAAGGCCTGGCAAGTGCCCAGGACATCGACACCGGCATGCAACTGGGCTGCAACCACCCCATAGGGCCGCTGGCCCTGGCCGACCTGATCGGCCTCGACACCCTGCTGGCCATCATGCAAGTGCTGCACGAAGGCTTCGGCGATCCCAAGTACCGTCCGGCCCGGCTGCTCAAGGACCTGGTTGCCGCCGGCCACCTCGGCCGCAAGAGCGGCCGTGGTTTCCACAGCTACTGA
- a CDS encoding acyl-CoA dehydrogenase C-terminal domain-containing protein — MSEYSAPLRDMQFVLNELGYLDQVQALPGCEDLGADLIDAILGEAGKFAEGVLSPLNQVGDREGARWHDGEVSTAKGWQAAYGQFVEGGWNALSCHPEFGGQGLPRLVSALVEEMWNGANVSFGLCPMLTRGAIEAIELCGSPYLKETYLPKMISGEWTGTMNLTEPQAGSDLAAVRSRVEPQGDGTYRLFGQKIFITYGEHDLTDNIVHLVLARLPGAPEGVKGISLFVVPKFLVNADGSLGARNDVRCASLEHKLGIHGSPTAVLAFGDNDGAQGWLVGEENRGLEYMFIMMNAARFSVGIEGIGLSERAYQRALAYARERIQGTEAGAQSRDKVAIIQHPDVRRMLLSMKSRTEAMRALACEVAVAMDCAERHPDLQQRQESQAFVDLMIPVIKGCGTENAVDIASLGVQVHGGMGFIEETGAAQHLRDARITPIYEGTTGIQAADLVGRKIARDGGQAIGLVSKRMRYTMERLVWADDPVLQDIASALASAVVALNAAVEFIVANFKGQTPRVLAGAVPFLELFGTVAGGWQLARSALAAHERLQAGTTEQDFYRGKLLTARFYAEHLLPRAEGLSRIVIQGGDAVLEMEDRLF; from the coding sequence ATGAGTGAATACAGCGCGCCGCTGCGCGACATGCAGTTTGTCCTGAACGAGCTGGGATACCTGGACCAGGTGCAAGCACTGCCCGGCTGCGAAGACCTGGGCGCCGACCTGATCGATGCCATCCTGGGCGAGGCCGGCAAGTTCGCCGAAGGCGTGCTCTCGCCGCTGAACCAGGTCGGCGACCGTGAGGGCGCCCGCTGGCATGACGGCGAGGTGAGCACGGCCAAAGGCTGGCAAGCGGCCTATGGACAGTTCGTCGAGGGCGGCTGGAACGCCCTCTCCTGCCACCCGGAGTTCGGTGGCCAGGGCCTGCCTCGACTGGTCTCGGCGCTGGTGGAAGAAATGTGGAACGGCGCCAACGTCTCCTTCGGCCTGTGCCCCATGCTCACCCGAGGCGCCATCGAGGCCATCGAACTCTGCGGCTCGCCCTACCTGAAGGAAACCTACCTGCCGAAGATGATCAGCGGCGAGTGGACCGGCACCATGAACCTCACCGAACCCCAGGCCGGTTCGGACCTGGCCGCTGTGCGCAGCCGTGTCGAGCCCCAGGGCGACGGCACCTACCGCCTGTTCGGCCAGAAGATCTTCATCACCTACGGCGAACACGACCTCACCGACAACATCGTGCACCTGGTGCTGGCCCGCCTGCCGGGCGCGCCGGAAGGCGTCAAGGGTATCTCGCTGTTCGTGGTGCCGAAGTTCCTGGTGAACGCCGATGGCAGCCTCGGCGCGCGCAACGATGTGCGCTGCGCGTCCCTCGAACACAAGCTGGGCATCCACGGCAGCCCCACCGCCGTCCTGGCCTTCGGTGACAACGACGGCGCCCAGGGCTGGCTGGTGGGTGAAGAGAACCGCGGCCTGGAATACATGTTCATCATGATGAACGCGGCACGCTTCTCCGTCGGCATCGAAGGAATCGGCCTGTCCGAGCGTGCCTACCAGCGCGCCCTCGCCTACGCCCGTGAGCGAATCCAGGGCACCGAGGCCGGCGCCCAGAGCCGCGACAAGGTGGCGATCATCCAGCACCCCGATGTGCGCCGCATGCTGCTGTCGATGAAGTCCCGCACCGAGGCCATGCGCGCCCTGGCCTGCGAGGTCGCCGTGGCCATGGATTGCGCCGAGCGTCATCCGGATCTGCAACAGCGCCAGGAAAGCCAGGCGTTCGTCGACCTGATGATCCCGGTGATCAAGGGTTGCGGCACCGAGAACGCGGTGGACATCGCCTCCCTCGGTGTACAGGTTCACGGCGGCATGGGCTTCATCGAGGAAACCGGCGCTGCCCAGCACCTGCGCGATGCGCGCATCACCCCCATCTACGAAGGCACCACCGGTATCCAGGCCGCCGACCTGGTGGGCCGCAAGATCGCCCGCGACGGCGGCCAGGCCATCGGGCTGGTGAGCAAGCGCATGCGCTACACCATGGAGCGCCTGGTCTGGGCGGATGACCCCGTACTGCAGGACATCGCCAGTGCCCTGGCCAGCGCCGTGGTGGCGCTCAACGCAGCGGTGGAGTTCATCGTGGCCAACTTCAAGGGCCAGACGCCCCGTGTCCTGGCCGGTGCCGTGCCCTTCCTGGAACTGTTCGGCACCGTTGCCGGTGGCTGGCAGCTGGCCCGCTCGGCCCTCGCCGCCCACGAGCGCCTGCAGGCAGGCACCACCGAACAGGACTTCTATCGCGGCAAGCTGCTGACCGCTCGCTTTTACGCCGAGCACCTGCTGCCCCGTGCCGAAGGCCTGTCGCGGATCGTGATCCAGGGTGGCGATGCGGTGCTGGAGATGGAGGACCGCCTGTTCTGA
- a CDS encoding DUF1254 domain-containing protein, protein MNALKVPLLAFVLLLPLFLGNRAHATEVPVTADSFVRAESHKFFKRVVDRGGFGKFVHNRELVPVESQVVIRPNRDTLYSSAVFDLEAGPVSVTLPDAGSRYLSLIAISEDQYTPDLSYAPGRYRFTREAVGTRYVLLGVRTLADSTSASDLQAAHALQDRVQVEQAKGPGRFEIPQWDQASLTELRSSVLKLAATVPDSRGMFGQPGKVDPVRHFIGSASAWGGNPEKDAYYLNVTPTRNDGATPYQLEVKDVPVDAFWSISVYNGAGYFERNPQNAYALNNLTAKRGSDGRIVVRFGGCDGQVANCLPITAGWNYMVRLYKPRAEILDGSWRFPEARVVD, encoded by the coding sequence GTGAACGCTCTCAAGGTCCCGCTGCTGGCTTTCGTCCTGCTTTTGCCGCTCTTCCTCGGTAATCGTGCCCACGCGACCGAGGTGCCGGTGACGGCAGACAGTTTCGTCCGCGCCGAATCCCACAAGTTCTTCAAGCGCGTCGTGGATCGCGGCGGTTTCGGCAAGTTCGTGCATAACCGGGAACTGGTGCCGGTGGAAAGCCAGGTGGTCATCCGCCCCAACCGGGACACCCTGTACTCGTCGGCGGTGTTCGACCTGGAGGCCGGGCCGGTCAGCGTCACGCTGCCTGATGCGGGCTCACGCTACCTCTCGCTGATCGCCATCAGCGAAGACCAGTACACCCCTGACCTGTCCTACGCCCCCGGGCGTTATCGTTTCACCCGCGAAGCGGTGGGTACGCGCTATGTGCTGTTGGGCGTGCGCACGCTGGCCGACTCGACCTCGGCCAGCGACCTGCAAGCGGCCCACGCGCTGCAGGACCGCGTCCAGGTGGAGCAGGCCAAGGGGCCAGGGCGTTTCGAGATTCCCCAGTGGGACCAGGCCAGCCTCACGGAGCTGCGCAGCTCGGTGCTGAAACTCGCCGCGACCGTTCCGGACTCCCGGGGCATGTTCGGCCAGCCGGGGAAGGTCGATCCCGTTCGGCATTTCATCGGCAGCGCGTCGGCCTGGGGCGGCAACCCGGAGAAGGATGCCTACTACCTGAACGTCACGCCCACGAGAAACGACGGCGCCACCCCGTACCAGCTGGAGGTGAAAGACGTGCCGGTGGACGCGTTCTGGTCCATCAGCGTCTACAACGGTGCCGGCTACTTCGAGCGCAACCCGCAGAACGCCTACGCGCTCAACAATCTCACCGCCAAACGCGGGAGCGATGGCCGCATTGTGGTGCGTTTCGGCGGCTGCGATGGGCAGGTTGCCAACTGCCTGCCGATCACCGCTGGCTGGAACTACATGGTGCGGCTGTACAAGCCTCGTGCGGAGATACTCGATGGCAGCTGGCGCTTTCCCGAGGCCAGGGTGGTTGATTGA
- a CDS encoding DUF1254 domain-containing protein, protein MNKNNLKRSLAVALLALLTHAYVSSAEALTPAEAREIAKEAYTYGFPLVDHYRVQYTYFQDRAHPEFKAPWNTLHNTARIYTPDDKAYPTPNADTPYSQLGADLRSEPLVLTLPVVEEGRYYSAQLVDAYTHNFGYVGSRTTGNGGGTFLLVGPDWKGTVPPGIDRVFRSETQFAFVFYRTQLKGPNDLENVKKVQAGYKVQPLSAFLGQPAPTAAPAVDFPVPLSAEAERTSLAFFNQLNFVLGFCPIHPSERALMERFAKLGIGPGRSFDEKALPADIREAMTAGIKDAWKDFDALGQQVARGEVSTTRFLGSREFLANNYLYRMRATVTGLYGNDKEETIYPPFYLDSDGQKLDASRHRYILRFAPGQLPPVNAFWSLTLYDASRFLVANPLNRYLINSPMLPKLNRDADGGVTLYIQHERPAKEREANWLPAPDGPFYIAGRLYWPKSEALDGSWKAPRVQRVD, encoded by the coding sequence GTGAACAAGAACAATTTAAAGCGCAGCCTCGCGGTTGCACTCCTTGCCCTGCTGACCCATGCCTACGTGTCCAGCGCCGAGGCGCTGACCCCGGCCGAGGCGCGGGAAATCGCCAAGGAGGCCTATACCTATGGGTTCCCCCTGGTGGACCACTACCGGGTCCAGTACACCTATTTCCAGGACCGCGCGCATCCCGAGTTCAAGGCGCCGTGGAACACCCTGCACAACACCGCGCGCATCTACACCCCGGACGACAAGGCCTACCCCACGCCCAACGCGGACACGCCGTACTCGCAACTGGGCGCGGACCTGCGCAGCGAGCCGCTGGTACTGACCCTGCCGGTGGTGGAGGAGGGACGCTACTACTCGGCGCAGCTCGTCGACGCCTACACCCACAACTTCGGCTATGTGGGCAGCCGCACCACCGGCAACGGTGGCGGCACCTTCCTGCTGGTCGGGCCCGATTGGAAGGGCACCGTGCCGCCGGGCATCGACCGGGTGTTCCGTTCCGAAACCCAGTTCGCCTTCGTCTTCTATCGCACGCAGCTCAAGGGCCCGAACGACCTGGAGAACGTGAAGAAGGTGCAGGCCGGCTACAAGGTCCAGCCGCTTTCGGCCTTCCTCGGCCAGCCGGCCCCGACCGCCGCGCCCGCCGTCGACTTCCCGGTACCGCTCAGCGCCGAGGCGGAACGCACGAGCCTGGCGTTCTTCAATCAGTTGAATTTCGTGCTGGGCTTCTGCCCCATCCACCCGTCCGAACGTGCACTGATGGAGCGCTTCGCCAAGCTGGGCATCGGCCCGGGGCGTAGCTTCGACGAAAAGGCGCTGCCAGCGGACATCCGCGAGGCGATGACCGCCGGCATCAAGGATGCCTGGAAGGACTTCGACGCGCTGGGCCAGCAGGTGGCGCGGGGCGAGGTTTCCACCACCCGTTTCCTCGGTAGCCGCGAATTCCTCGCCAACAACTACCTGTACCGGATGCGCGCGACGGTCACCGGGCTGTATGGCAACGACAAGGAAGAGACCATCTACCCACCGTTCTACCTCGACAGCGACGGGCAGAAACTGGACGCCTCGCGCCATCGCTACATCCTGCGCTTCGCCCCCGGCCAGCTGCCGCCGGTCAACGCCTTCTGGTCGCTGACCCTGTACGACGCCTCGCGTTTCCTGGTGGCCAATCCGCTGAACCGCTACCTGATCAACTCGCCGATGCTGCCGAAGCTGAACCGCGACGCCGACGGTGGGGTGACCCTGTACATCCAGCATGAACGCCCGGCCAAGGAGCGGGAAGCCAACTGGCTGCCGGCACCGGATGGCCCGTTCTACATCGCCGGCCGTCTCTACTGGCCCAAATCCGAAGCCCTCGACGGCAGCTGGAAGGCCCCCAGGGTCCAGCGCGTCGATTGA
- a CDS encoding DUF2889 domain-containing protein: MEEKALERRLLHTRQVVCTGYERDDGLFDIEGRLLDTKGVDTDFPYGTIPANGVLHQMRILITLDRTLVIRHIEAISEQAPTPVCSHINQAYAALVGVSMGPGFKKRVAERVGGIKGCTHLTELLGPMATTAIRTLAPVIQKRLRQRAAHDPEFQMPRHWVIGSCHAYHPEGDAARRATEWYPQDDPEKT, encoded by the coding sequence ATGGAAGAGAAAGCGCTAGAGCGTCGCCTGCTGCACACGCGCCAGGTGGTCTGCACCGGCTACGAGCGGGACGACGGGCTGTTCGACATCGAGGGGAGGCTGCTGGACACCAAGGGCGTCGACACCGACTTCCCCTACGGCACCATTCCCGCCAACGGCGTGCTGCACCAGATGCGCATCCTCATCACCCTGGACCGCACGCTGGTGATCCGGCATATCGAGGCCATCTCCGAGCAGGCGCCGACGCCGGTGTGCAGCCATATCAACCAGGCCTACGCGGCCCTGGTGGGCGTCAGCATGGGGCCCGGCTTCAAGAAGCGGGTGGCCGAGCGGGTCGGTGGCATCAAGGGCTGCACCCACCTCACCGAGTTGCTGGGCCCGATGGCCACCACCGCGATCCGGACCCTGGCGCCGGTGATCCAGAAACGCCTGCGCCAGCGCGCCGCCCACGACCCCGAGTTCCAGATGCCCCGGCACTGGGTGATCGGCAGTTGCCACGCCTATCACCCGGAGGGTGACGCCGCCCGCCGTGCCACCGAGTGGTATCCGCAGGACGATCCCGAGAAAACCTGA
- a CDS encoding SDR family NAD(P)-dependent oxidoreductase, which translates to MKKLEGKVALVTGSGRGIGRSVALKLAADGARVVVNDLDAGPAEEVVAEIRAAGGEAVACVGSVTAVDFADRFVKTAVDNYGAIDIIVNNAGYTWDNVIQKMSDEQWYAILDCHITAPFRILRAAQPIISAMAKKEAAEGRVVNRKVVNIASTSAGGNPGQVNYSTAKAGVLGMTKCLAKEWGRMKVNVNAVAFGHIETRQTQPVEGDPNYINIEGREIKVGISPAIVEQSKTMIPLGRPGNTEEAAGAVYLFCIPESDYVSGQVLVCGGGIGNV; encoded by the coding sequence ATGAAGAAACTCGAAGGCAAAGTCGCCCTGGTCACCGGCTCGGGCCGTGGCATCGGTCGCAGCGTCGCCCTGAAACTGGCCGCCGACGGCGCCCGCGTGGTGGTCAATGACCTGGATGCCGGCCCGGCAGAAGAAGTGGTGGCCGAGATCCGCGCCGCCGGCGGCGAAGCCGTGGCGTGCGTGGGCAGCGTCACCGCCGTCGATTTCGCCGACCGTTTCGTCAAGACGGCCGTCGACAACTACGGCGCCATCGACATCATCGTCAACAACGCCGGCTACACCTGGGACAACGTGATCCAGAAGATGAGCGACGAGCAGTGGTACGCCATCCTCGACTGCCACATCACCGCGCCGTTCCGCATCCTGCGCGCCGCCCAGCCGATCATCAGCGCCATGGCCAAGAAGGAGGCCGCCGAAGGCCGCGTGGTCAACCGCAAGGTGGTCAACATCGCCTCCACCTCCGCCGGCGGCAACCCGGGCCAGGTCAACTACTCCACCGCCAAGGCGGGCGTGCTGGGCATGACCAAGTGCCTGGCCAAGGAGTGGGGCCGCATGAAGGTCAACGTCAACGCCGTCGCCTTCGGCCATATCGAGACCCGCCAGACCCAGCCGGTGGAAGGCGACCCGAACTACATCAACATCGAAGGCCGCGAGATCAAGGTGGGCATCAGCCCGGCCATCGTCGAGCAGTCGAAGACCATGATCCCCCTGGGCCGTCCGGGCAATACCGAGGAGGCGGCGGGTGCGGTCTACCTGTTCTGCATCCCCGAGTCCGACTATGTCTCCGGCCAGGTCCTGGTCTGCGGTGGCGGCATCGGCAACGTCTGA
- a CDS encoding MaoC family dehydratase encodes MSLPRFNDLQVGFELPPLVLPAVNRTTLALYAGASGDHNQVHIDLDFARKARQPDVFAHGMLSVAYLGRLLTAWVPQTSVRSLSVRFTGITQLGHIPTCSGRVIEKFEADGETRVRLAIRCGNQYGDEKLIGEAVVAIA; translated from the coding sequence ATGAGCCTTCCCCGATTCAACGACCTGCAGGTCGGCTTCGAACTGCCGCCGCTGGTGCTGCCCGCCGTCAACCGCACCACCCTGGCCCTGTACGCGGGCGCCTCGGGTGACCACAACCAGGTGCACATCGACCTCGATTTCGCCCGCAAGGCACGCCAGCCCGACGTGTTCGCCCACGGCATGCTCTCGGTGGCCTACCTCGGTCGCCTGCTCACCGCCTGGGTGCCGCAGACCTCCGTGCGCAGCTTGTCGGTGCGCTTCACCGGCATCACCCAGCTGGGGCACATCCCCACCTGTAGTGGCCGGGTCATCGAGAAATTCGAAGCCGACGGCGAGACCCGCGTACGCCTGGCGATTCGCTGCGGCAACCAGTACGGCGACGAAAAACTGATCGGCGAAGCCGTCGTGGCCATCGCCTGA